A segment of the Macrobrachium nipponense isolate FS-2020 chromosome 1, ASM1510439v2, whole genome shotgun sequence genome:
TGTTTTTCTTAGTAGGTTAACTGAATTCAGGGAACATATCATCGTTTATGTAGTGGGCcctgaacattatatatatatatatatatatatatatatatatataatatatatatataatatattatatattatatatttatttatatatgtatctatgtatagtaatatatatatatatatatatatctaatattagatatatatctatatatatatatatatataatattgaagcTGCTCATTTTTTTCTTGAGAGCTGAATACTtacggtttattttattttgtgctcTAGCTGTAATGTtaccaaaacaaaaggaaaaaagtaataaGGCAATATCAAATACAGAGGCGCTATACAATaatcaacatatatatgtatatatatataatagtatattcatatatatatatctatatatatatatatatatatatatatatatatatatatatacatatatatgttgatattatATAGCGCCTCTGTATTTGATATTGCCCttattacttttttcctttttgggtAACATTACAGCTAgagcacaaaataaaaataaaccgtgAGCATTCAGCTCTCAAGAAAAAAATGAGCAGTTGCAATAGTATATGGCAATTTACAGAGCCACCTTTTTTGTATTCGCTCTGAAAGGTTTCTTTTCAGGTCTATCAAAAGGTTCTTTATTGCCTTATGGAGCAAAAGTCCGTTAACGGAATCCAGAGCAAAGTCGTGTCAAAGCTTTTATGAAATATGTATCTGTTGTTATTTACTTTACCATTTTGATGGTTTGGTGCAGATCACGATATTCTGCTGAAGGAAACTAGGTTGTTTATTTTACAACAACTTGTGTGCGGAGGATTGTTAGCTAAACAGAGATATACCTCAATTTTCTTTATTCAGTACAAAATCGAAATAAACTGCTTTCCTCTTGATACGCGCGAGCTAAAGGTTAGCGGTAAGCGACATCTGTTTGTCACTAGTTttcaaaaatatcacaaaaaaataaagaaagaaaaaaaaaaggtaaattgattttttttttgacacagtgagaaaataatgtaatttgccttttttatgatatatatttcattactatATGTGTTATGTATGATACAATCGCCACCACCTCCACCacgcccccccccaaacaaacaaaaatgaagaattcGCGAGAGCAGCCAAGGAGAACTTGAATAGGgaaatttgtcaaaaaaaaaacaaaaaatatgtgaATTGTGATATCTAATATTTGTCTGCACacaaagaaattacaataattgtgtttccagtcatatataattcatcacaCTATGTGTTAAGTATGAAACGATCCCCATTCccccaaatataaataataaacttattcAATTGAATAGCAAGGGAGAAATTATACGTATTTAAAATGCCATAAGTTATGttcatttaaaaatgtaaaaaagtaaaaaaataaataaataaataaaaagaagcagaaataaataaaaacgtgatAAATGCTTGTAATCGGTAACATTTTCGAAAATGTAAATGCATGATAGTAAATTGTGTCCTTAATCATAAAACTTTTTCTCCAAAAAGCATATTACAcataaaagtatatgaaaataatgaaagcatACACAGAAAATACCATGAAATAATGCattgtatataagaatatatcaaaataaattaatatgccCATATGAAACGTCATCTGCTGTATTCACCGACAATCCTGGTCTTCATATCTTGCTCACGCCTCCTCATCCTCTATTTCGAAGGCCTTCCAGTGTTCTTCGTAtgactaggaggaggaggaggaggaggaggaggaggaggaggaggaggaggaggaggaggaggaggaggaggcattaCTGCTGCTTTCCCCTGGACCccggggggtggggtggaggtgCCGTGGTGATAGACGAGTGCCAATTGGTAGTTTCACTTCGTATGGTAATCGGGGAAGCATTGGGTCTCTCTGAAGagatgtgtaaatatattttttggtacGAAGCACAATGAGAATTGGTGTCCTGGCGAACGCCCTTCGTAGAGGAAACACGGTGGTACCTCTGCCTTCCTTCCTCTGCTTCTTGAAGTCTAAGAGGCCACTAGTGGCCCTGACACTCGCACAGTGCCACCAGGAGAAAGGAAGTCGAGACATGGCGTCAGCAATCTTCGACTTGCCTTTTGGAGGTTCGTCTTCAGGCGTCGACGAaggcacagcagcagcagcagcagaagcagcatcaCCAGAAGTGCCAGTGGCAGGAGAGGCATCAGCAGATGTACCAGGAGTGGacatagcagcagcagcaagcaaaGAAGGGACATCAGGGGCAGCAGGATCATCCGGGGCAGATGCAGAGGAAGATGCATCAGTGAGAAGGGCAAGATCACTAAACAGGAGACGCTCATACTTCTGGATTGAATTCCATCAAACTGGTATACATGCTAATCCATGGAGCCGTAAAGAGGTTCAGTTTATTTTGGTCTGTGGTAAACTTGCGATGGAAATGTAAGCATTTTGCAAAGCTGTTTGCAGCAGCAAGCACATCAGCATTATTTTTACCAACTTCACCGAGAATCATTCTCGCATTGAAAAACGCGGAAGAAACTATGCACTATGATCATTGGCAATTTCAGCAAGAAAAACATCGGTCAGCTCATGCAATAAGGAGAGCAGAGTCAGATCCGTAGACCAATCCTTCATCTCCCTTATGAGCAACATTATCTCACCTTGCGTTCTTGCTCCATAGGGAAACAAAGGGAAAGGtgatcttctcctcctcttcactGTTATCAACACCTTTCGATTTCGGCCATAAAATCGTCACAGCCATCGTTACTATCTGTgtcactcccccctccccacagACATCAATAGCATGTTTATCTTTAGGCGTTAAATAATGCTTTTGGAATTCAGTAAGGTTCGATAAACAAAACTTGTTAGGACGGATGGAAAAATCCCTCACAAGCTGGTATCTCCAAATGCTCCTCACTCTTATAAGAAATTGCACTAATACACTTTGGTATTTTAGAAGCACTTCGTAACACCCTTCCGTTTCAACAAAACCTGAGGAAAGTCAGCACAATTGAGTGGGAAATAACGGCGTTATAGGCGTATGCGAGGATCGTGCACGAAAGGGTCAACAAAACTGTTCCAAGAAGTGACTGAAATCTTTCAGAATTGTGCATCCGATAAAAATGAGGTGAGAAGGTGTAAATAGCCAATCAGAGCGTCAGTTATGATGTCATCTGTGACTAATGATGGCGAAGACACTTTCCCGCCACCGATGAGCCTCGTCGAAAAATTCTCCCGCTTATGCTACGCTGTTGGAAGAAATCTTGCGGCAAAGCGTCGAAGCCCCATTGAAAAGTGattgtatttcatttaatttgtgTTAAACTTACAATAAAAAGATTTAACGTTAATAACTAACTGGATATGTCATTCACCAAAACAGTACGACACAACCTGACACGAATTTTCCCACCTTTAGAATAATTTACAAGAAATTTCTTAATTCACGCCTATTTGGTCATCCCTGTGGGGAAAAAATATTATCTCATATAAAGACAAACGCTGGTGACGACTAACTCCAATGGGATTATGCTTTGGTTACTAACTTTATATGCAAATCAGCCGAACAATAATCTGACTGACTATTTCAGGCACTTATCCCTCAGTGACCTAAAGCAGAGATTTGGTGAGGGATTAAAGGATAGTCCTTTTTACGGAAGGATTGAAGATTTAGGTACAATATgcttatatggaaatgaaaatgtatatataatacagttttgaataaactagtaaatatttgcattaaaaatgtttataattctGTAAAggtgtatatctgtatatttgaAACTAACGTACAAAGTGCTATTgtgttaaaaaatacattttatttatttgatatatatttattatttatttatttatttatttatttatttatttatttatttattttatctatatatgcatattggaatgcaataataactaaaaaactGCAAGTATCCTCAATTTCATGGATACCAAAAATaacatacatgcacgcacacacacacatgaaactCGGAATAGCAATGTTTTCATTTGTCACGGGAAAAAACTCGTACCACAGAATAATCATGAAAGACAGAACTAAAGTGGGAGAATAAgaactaaaatatttttccacAAATCTGAGGATTTACCTGACCCCCAAAACTGTAAATCCTGGCCTGAATATCGCCTAAGAACATTCTAGTAAATGTACCTGAATTCGCCAGATATACGTCTGTATTTCCTCTTGATTCCACTCAAACTTAGAATTATTAAAATGATACCTGTGACCAATACATTGTGaagggcgaaaaaaaaaaatgaaggatccCGAAATATGAAGCAGAGGAAATGCTGATAAAGATGACCGGACTTTCAGTGAGAAGAAATAAGGAtcagttaccaaaaaaaaaaaaaaaaaggaaagtaaattaaCGAATTATTAATAAGTATAAAAGAAGAAATTTAATTGTTAAAATATACGGACAATTTGCCATCTATGAAAATGGTTTTCTGCTGTGATACGTCACGCGATTAACCAGATATGAAAAATGAACGACTAAGTGACAAAATGGCATCTAGAAGGAAATGACATATGATAAACTTGATGCAAACATAGGTACAATGGTGACATACAGTATGGTTTATATAgaataaattgaattaaaaaaagcgATTTCACATCTCGAAAAAGGAAAATGATTCCTCTCTACTCAGTAACAGAAACACGTTCTGTGCCCTTGCggtattttcatgaatatttgacGGCCTCGTATCCGGACTCAGTTCTCATATCCGGACTAATGAAAGTCTCCTGTACAACGGATATTGAAGCTTTGTGCAATAAACGACGgacacaattatttttaaatgtcgaTACAGAGTTAGAACAACGAGTCTATTAATGCGAAAGAAAAAGTTATAAAAGTGAGAAGCAATGTAACGTtcatctataaaataaaattagtttagatattaggtttataaagtaaataaatctgTGGTTAGATTCACCAAGACTATAATGTGAATAGAAAATTgccattatataaatttttaaaaattgtattgtcaccccccccctctctctctctctctctctctctctccgtctctctctctctctctctctttctgtgtttctCGCCTCTCTCTGCCGACCGTGATAGCCTGGTTACTTTCATGGAAACACCTTGGAAGCAAAAGAGCCTTTTTTTTGCATTCATGGTGGTCTGGTTGTACAGCTGATACGCTTCTGTAATGGACTGTAGATTTTCCATTAACTATTCTTTTCCATTAACTATTTTCTCACCTATCCTTATTGtgctcagtaatttttttttttgggggggggaaattaataaagaataattaaaattttaaagagaagagagagagagagagagagagagagaccgagagagagaagagagatcccACAAAATATCTCACCAGTTCAGTGAATCTTATTATCTTGGAATTTCCCTCAGAGTAAAAGACCCAAAGTCAATTTCGCTTCGGTGGAATCAAGTATGAAGTTTCCCTCGAAGTTCTTTATGACTTTCCAGATGATGTTCCATTTCACAGTTAATCCCTCAAGTCTCTTCGTCTCTCTTTCCTTTTACCACTATCTCCATAAGTCTTTCAATTGATTTAAAAGCATTAAAGTTAAATTGTTAGAGAAGGGAATCAATAAAATAGCTAGTTTACATTTCAACTGATATATGTAGACTATTGTTATGAAATGCAAGGCAATAAAATTCTTGGTTTTCCAAGAGGCCCGTGTAAAACTTAGTGAAAGTTGGTCCTATGGCCTTTCCCATACTGACTCGCTAAAATTTATAAACATTTGAATAACCTTTAAAATAAGAACAATAATTTTATAGTCTTTTATTAGTCTGTgtcataactataataataacaataataataataataataataat
Coding sequences within it:
- the LOC135219083 gene encoding serine/arginine repetitive matrix protein 2-like produces the protein MAVTILWPKSKGVDNSEEEEKITFPFVSLWSKNASDLALLTDASSSASAPDDPAAPDVPSLLAAAAMSTPGTSADASPATGTSGDAASAAAAAVPSSTPEDEPPKGKSKIADAMSRLPFSWWHCASVRATSGLLDFKKQRKEGRGTTVFPLRRAFARTPILIVLRTKKYIYTSLQRDPMLPRLPYEVKLPIGTRLSPRHLHPTPRGPGESSSNASSSSSSSSSSSSSSSSSSSSS